In one Enterobacteriaceae endosymbiont of Donacia thalassina genomic region, the following are encoded:
- a CDS encoding MBL fold metallo-hydrolase, producing the protein MKYIIIPVTNFNQNCYIIWCKKTLNAALIDPGGEYVKILNILKKYQLKIIKILITHGHLDHIGNAYILSKILNIPILGPHKKDSFWIKNIQLQNQIFQLPHCIFRNNIWLKNNQNIYIGDIILQTYHCPGHTPGHVVFFNKSSNFLISGDTIFKNSIGRTDLPNSNFNLLITSIKKKIIPLGGKTVILPGHGEKTNIYYELINNPFLKFIKKTNYF; encoded by the coding sequence ATGAAATATATAATTATCCCTGTGACAAATTTTAATCAAAATTGTTATATAATATGGTGTAAAAAAACATTAAATGCTGCCTTAATTGATCCTGGAGGAGAATATGTTAAAATTTTAAATATTTTAAAAAAATATCAGTTAAAAATAATTAAAATATTAATCACTCATGGGCATTTAGATCATATTGGAAATGCCTATATTTTATCTAAAATTTTAAATATTCCTATATTAGGTCCACATAAAAAAGATAGTTTTTGGATAAAAAATATCCAATTACAAAATCAAATTTTTCAACTGCCACATTGTATATTTAGAAATAATATATGGTTAAAAAATAATCAAAATATTTATATAGGGGATATTATTTTACAAACATATCATTGTCCTGGGCATACTCCAGGTCATGTAGTTTTTTTTAATAAATCAAGTAATTTTTTAATATCAGGAGATACTATTTTTAAAAATAGTATAGGTAGAACAGATTTACCTAATAGTAATTTTAATCTTTTAATAACTTCTATAAAAAAAAAAATTATTCCTTTAGGGGGGAAAACAGTAATTTTACCTGGTCATGGAGAAAAAACTAATATTTATTATGAATTAATAAATAATCCCTTTCTTAAATTTATTAAAAAAACTAACTATTTCTAA
- the rpsA gene encoding 30S ribosomal protein S1, whose translation MNECFAELFEKSLKNKIINLGSIISGTIISIEKDIVLVDAGLKSESCIPISQFKNSQGNLEIKVGDTVDVSLDSIEDGFGETILSREKAKRHASWLILEQANINNNNIKGIITGKVKGGFTVELNSIRAFLPGSLVDIRPIRDTSHLEGKELDFKVIKLDQKRNNVVVSRKAVIELENSEERNHLLNTIYEGMEITGLVKNLTDYGAFVDLGGVDGLLHITDMAWKRVKHPSEIVSIGEEIKIKILKFDKDKTRVSLGLKQLGEDPWKSISKRYPENSKLLGRVTNLTDYGCFVEIEEGVEGLVHVSEMDWTNKNIHPTKIVNVNDKVEVMVLDIDEERRRISLGIKQCTINPWLEFSKNYKKGDHVKGKIKSITDFGIFIGLTGGIDGLVHLSDLSWINNGEDEVYKYKKGNDITTIVLQVDSERERISLGIKQLKEDPLNKYFKEQKKNNLVTGMITKIDNNQNIKLKFNDGILGNIKLSEYKNYKIENILKYFKVGQNIEGKINNIDRKTRIINITINLKIIEDKIKEKNKKNNFSNVMTEAFKAAKCE comes from the coding sequence ATGAATGAATGCTTTGCAGAATTATTTGAAAAATCATTAAAAAATAAAATTATTAATTTAGGATCAATAATTTCTGGAACTATTATTTCTATTGAAAAAGATATTGTTTTAGTAGATGCTGGACTAAAATCAGAATCCTGTATTCCTATTTCACAATTTAAAAATTCTCAAGGTAATTTAGAAATTAAAGTAGGAGATACTGTAGATGTATCATTAGATTCAATAGAGGATGGTTTCGGTGAAACTATTTTATCTAGAGAAAAAGCTAAAAGACATGCATCTTGGTTAATTTTAGAACAAGCTAATATAAATAATAATAATATTAAAGGTATTATTACTGGTAAAGTAAAAGGGGGTTTTACTGTAGAACTTAATAGTATTAGAGCTTTTTTACCAGGATCTTTAGTTGATATTAGACCTATTAGAGATACTTCTCATTTAGAAGGTAAAGAATTAGATTTTAAAGTTATAAAATTAGATCAAAAAAGAAATAATGTTGTTGTATCTAGAAAAGCAGTTATAGAATTAGAAAATAGTGAAGAAAGGAATCATTTACTTAATACTATATATGAAGGTATGGAAATTACAGGATTAGTAAAAAATCTTACTGATTATGGAGCATTTGTTGATTTAGGTGGTGTTGATGGATTATTACATATTACTGATATGGCATGGAAAAGAGTAAAACATCCAAGTGAAATTGTTTCTATTGGAGAAGAAATTAAAATTAAAATATTAAAATTTGATAAAGATAAAACTCGTGTTTCATTAGGATTAAAACAATTAGGAGAAGATCCATGGAAATCAATATCTAAACGTTATCCTGAAAATAGTAAATTATTAGGACGTGTTACAAATTTAACAGATTATGGATGTTTTGTTGAAATTGAGGAAGGTGTAGAAGGATTAGTTCATGTATCAGAAATGGATTGGACAAATAAAAATATACATCCTACAAAAATTGTAAATGTAAATGATAAAGTTGAAGTTATGGTATTAGATATTGATGAAGAAAGAAGAAGAATTTCTTTAGGAATTAAACAATGTACTATTAATCCTTGGTTAGAATTTTCTAAAAATTATAAAAAAGGTGATCATGTTAAAGGTAAAATTAAATCAATAACAGATTTCGGTATTTTTATTGGTTTAACTGGAGGTATAGATGGGTTAGTTCATTTATCTGATTTATCATGGATAAATAATGGTGAAGATGAAGTATATAAATATAAAAAAGGTAATGATATTACAACTATAGTTTTACAAGTAGATTCAGAAAGAGAAAGAATTTCTTTAGGAATTAAACAATTAAAAGAGGACCCGTTAAACAAATATTTCAAAGAACAGAAGAAAAATAATCTAGTAACAGGTATGATTACTAAAATAGATAATAATCAAAATATTAAATTAAAATTTAATGATGGAATATTAGGTAATATTAAATTATCTGAATATAAAAATTATAAAATTGAAAATATTTTAAAGTACTTTAAAGTAGGACAAAATATAGAAGGAAAAATAAATAACATTGATCGTAAAACTAGAATTATTAATATAACTATTAATTTAAAAATTATAGAAGATAAAATTAAAGAAAAAAATAAAAAAAATAATTTTTCTAATGTAATGACAGAAGCTTTTAAAGCGGCGAAGTGTGAATAA
- a CDS encoding porin, whose translation MKYNILKFLIPFLLIISSITTTNASEIYNKNGQKIDLYGFLNIKKAYSKNRKNIPEKYENIISNMIFGLKGTTNIFNDVYGYAQFEYSLPINQSEIDKNIFPSVRLGLIGLNFNHGNSSIDFGRNYGILYDTTSYIKKKNFFTDDLMYNYNDKFMFGRTNNLLTYRNKNFFGLIKGLDISLQYKSPHFYYENDVFYNKRNNRDRDIFLEKEKNKKGWGASIRYKIGNSGVSITGSYFNSSKIIDKNDELKKVFFIKNSNNNDNNINAFSIGAKYEKNNIYLATVFSEAKNSLTYLNRNNYYFANKIKNLEIIGQYKFSDNLQATISYIQSEGNNIPAGYHYAGGNISFLKYVTINTIYKFNKNLSAYFDYRINLLNKNNRYIKSNDIFTDNIFGIGLIYNF comes from the coding sequence ATGAAATATAATATATTAAAATTTTTAATACCTTTTTTATTAATAATTAGTAGTATTACAACTACTAATGCAAGTGAAATTTATAATAAAAATGGACAAAAAATAGATTTATATGGATTTTTAAATATAAAAAAAGCATATTCTAAAAATAGAAAAAATATTCCAGAAAAATATGAAAATATTATATCAAATATGATTTTTGGTTTAAAAGGAACTACTAATATTTTTAATGATGTTTATGGTTATGCTCAATTTGAATATAGTTTACCAATTAATCAATCTGAAATAGATAAAAATATTTTTCCTTCTGTACGTTTAGGTTTAATAGGATTAAATTTTAATCATGGTAATAGTTCTATAGATTTTGGAAGAAATTATGGAATTTTATATGATACAACTTCTTACATTAAGAAGAAAAATTTTTTCACAGATGACTTAATGTATAATTATAATGATAAATTTATGTTTGGAAGAACAAATAATCTTTTAACATATAGAAACAAAAATTTTTTTGGTTTAATAAAAGGATTAGATATTTCTCTACAATATAAAAGTCCTCATTTTTATTATGAAAATGATGTTTTTTATAATAAAAGAAATAATAGAGATCGTGATATTTTCTTAGAAAAAGAAAAAAATAAAAAAGGATGGGGAGCTTCAATTAGGTATAAAATAGGAAACTCAGGAGTAAGTATTACAGGTTCTTATTTTAATTCTTCTAAAATAATTGATAAAAATGACGAATTAAAAAAAGTTTTTTTTATAAAAAATTCAAATAATAACGATAATAATATTAATGCTTTTTCAATTGGTGCTAAATACGAAAAAAACAATATTTATTTAGCAACTGTTTTTAGCGAAGCTAAAAATTCATTAACATATTTAAATAGAAATAATTATTATTTTGCTAATAAAATTAAAAATTTAGAAATTATTGGACAATATAAATTTAGTGATAATTTACAAGCTACTATTTCATATATCCAATCAGAAGGGAATAATATTCCAGCTGGATATCATTATGCTGGTGGAAATATAAGTTTTTTAAAATATGTAACAATTAATACAATTTATAAATTTAATAAAAATTTATCAGCTTATTTTGATTATCGTATTAATTTATTAAATAAAAACAATAGATATATAAAATCAAATGATATTTTTACAGATAATATTTTTGGTATAGGTTTAATTTATAATTTTTAA
- the hemW gene encoding radical SAM family heme chaperone HemW: protein MTYFNKYYSLYIHIPWCLKKCPYCDFYSTIFTKNSKQIYEQYIKSLLLDLEKTLFFVKKKIYIKSIFLGGGTPSLLDEELIFFLLNEIKKKINVLKLVEITIEINPSSISDKKIKSYINSGINRFSIGVQSFNNKNLKILGRLHNSAEAINAINILIKRKISNFNLDIMYGIPGQSLKNAYDDLYQAILFKPNHISWYQLTIEKNTIFEKFKPKNLLNDDLLWKIFLQGRKIFFKHKYFQYEISSFVKEKKFMCKHNLNYWYFGNYLGIGCGSHSKITLLNNKIIRIVKNNSIKQYINNNFIHSIKTVSYKEIIFEFFLNRFRLYKKIYKKEFKKATGIELIKIKSLIKEGIKLDYLKENNDYLFITNKGYLYLNNLLEIFI, encoded by the coding sequence ATGACTTATTTTAATAAATATTATAGTTTATATATTCACATACCTTGGTGTTTAAAAAAATGTCCTTATTGTGATTTTTATTCAACTATTTTTACAAAAAATAGTAAACAAATATATGAACAATATATAAAAAGTTTATTATTAGATTTAGAAAAAACTTTATTTTTTGTTAAAAAAAAAATTTATATTAAAAGTATCTTTTTAGGTGGAGGTACTCCAAGTTTATTAGATGAAGAATTAATATTTTTTCTTTTAAATGAAATAAAAAAAAAAATAAATGTTTTAAAATTAGTCGAAATTACTATTGAAATAAATCCATCTTCTATATCTGATAAAAAAATTAAAAGTTATATAAATAGTGGTATTAATCGTTTTTCTATTGGAGTTCAAAGTTTTAATAATAAAAATTTAAAAATTTTAGGAAGATTACATAATTCTGCAGAAGCTATTAATGCTATTAATATTTTAATTAAAAGAAAAATTTCAAATTTTAATTTAGATATAATGTATGGAATACCTGGGCAATCATTAAAAAATGCTTATGATGATTTATATCAAGCAATTTTATTTAAACCTAATCATATTTCATGGTATCAATTAACTATTGAAAAAAATACAATTTTTGAAAAATTTAAACCTAAAAATTTATTAAATGATGATTTATTATGGAAAATATTTTTACAAGGTAGAAAAATATTTTTTAAACATAAATATTTTCAATATGAAATATCTTCTTTTGTAAAAGAAAAAAAATTTATGTGTAAACATAATTTAAATTATTGGTATTTTGGTAATTATTTAGGAATTGGTTGTGGTTCACATAGTAAAATTACTTTATTAAATAATAAAATTATTAGAATTGTTAAAAACAATAGTATAAAACAATACATAAATAATAATTTTATTCATTCTATAAAAACAGTTTCATATAAAGAAATAATATTTGAATTTTTTTTAAATCGTTTTAGATTATATAAAAAAATTTATAAAAAAGAATTTAAAAAAGCTACTGGTATAGAATTAATAAAAATTAAATCTTTAATTAAAGAAGGAATAAAATTAGATTATTTAAAAGAAAATAATGATTATTTATTTATAACAAATAAAGGATATCTATATTTAAATAATTTATTAGAAATTTTTATTTAG
- the asnS gene encoding asparagine--tRNA ligase, whose amino-acid sequence MCLISSISQLITGKTRINSKISIGGWVRNKRHSKLGMSFIDLYDGSCIYDIQVIANNKLSNYEDEILNITSGCSLKIKGIFKYSPKNLQKYEIYALKIKIIGWVNNPGKYPISSKKHSFKYLREVSHLRSRTKIISCVTRIKHNIALYIHNFLHKKNFFWINTPLITTLDTEGSGKMFRVSTLDLSNIQYTKNKNIFKKDFFGKESFLTVSGQLNLETYACSMSKVYTFGPTFRAENSNTKRHLAEFWMLEIEIAFSNLEYIINFIEKMLKKIFKYVLNFHEKEIYFLSKKIDNDLFNKINKILLNKFNIIEYTDAINILKNCKEKFSNIIRWGEDLSIEHEKYLTNKYFNNAVIIYNYPKNIKAFYMYLNNDKKTVASMDVLLPDIGEIVGGSQRESRIDILDERLKNFKLHKNDYWWYRDLRKYGTVPHSGFGLGFERLISYITGIYNIRDIIPFPRTPYNAKF is encoded by the coding sequence ATGTGTTTAATTTCTAGTATATCTCAATTAATAACTGGAAAAACAAGAATTAATAGTAAAATATCCATAGGAGGTTGGGTTCGTAATAAAAGACATTCTAAATTAGGTATGTCTTTTATTGATTTATATGATGGTTCATGTATATATGATATACAAGTTATTGCAAATAATAAATTAAGTAATTATGAAGATGAAATATTAAACATTACTAGTGGATGTTCTTTAAAAATTAAAGGAATATTTAAATATTCACCTAAAAATTTACAAAAATATGAAATATATGCATTAAAAATAAAAATTATAGGCTGGGTAAATAATCCTGGAAAATATCCTATTTCTTCTAAAAAACATAGTTTTAAATATTTAAGAGAAGTATCTCATTTAAGATCTAGAACAAAAATAATAAGTTGTGTGACAAGAATAAAACATAATATAGCTTTATATATACATAATTTTTTACATAAAAAAAATTTTTTTTGGATTAATACTCCTTTAATTACTACATTAGACACTGAAGGATCAGGAAAAATGTTTAGAGTGTCTACTTTAGATTTATCTAATATTCAGTATACAAAAAATAAAAATATTTTTAAAAAAGATTTTTTTGGTAAAGAATCATTTTTAACTGTTTCTGGACAATTAAATTTAGAAACATATGCATGTTCTATGTCAAAAGTTTATACATTTGGTCCTACATTTAGAGCTGAAAATTCAAATACTAAACGTCATTTAGCAGAATTCTGGATGTTAGAAATAGAAATAGCATTTTCTAATTTAGAATATATTATTAATTTTATAGAAAAAATGTTAAAAAAAATTTTTAAATATGTTTTAAATTTTCATGAAAAAGAAATTTATTTTTTATCTAAAAAAATTGATAATGATTTATTTAATAAAATAAATAAAATTTTATTAAATAAGTTTAATATAATTGAATATACTGATGCTATAAATATTTTAAAAAATTGTAAAGAAAAATTTTCTAATATAATTAGATGGGGTGAAGATCTTTCAATAGAACATGAAAAATATTTAACAAATAAATATTTTAATAATGCAGTAATAATATATAATTATCCTAAAAATATTAAAGCATTTTATATGTATTTAAATAATGATAAAAAAACTGTAGCATCAATGGATGTTTTATTACCTGATATAGGAGAAATTGTAGGAGGCTCACAACGAGAAAGCAGAATAGATATATTAGATGAAAGATTAAAAAATTTTAAACTTCATAAAAATGATTATTGGTGGTATCGTGATTTAAGAAAATATGGGACTGTTCCTCATTCTGGATTTGGTTTAGGTTTTGAAAGATTAATATCATATATTACTGGAATATATAATATTAGAGATATAATTCCATTTCCTAGAACTCCTTATAATGCAAAATTTTAA
- the ruvX gene encoding Holliday junction resolvase RuvX yields MTKKYNNITLLAFDYGTKNIGVAVGQSLIRIAHKLKVIKNKKSGDINWNEFNNLIIQWEPKKIIIGLPLQMDGSYQYITFLAKKFAFNIKKKFNIEIIFHDERLSTIEAKYILFSKGGWKKLKKSDINSLSACIILQSWFENNK; encoded by the coding sequence TGTTAGCTTTTGATTATGGAACTAAAAATATAGGAGTTGCTGTCGGACAAAGTTTAATACGTATAGCTCATAAATTAAAAGTTATTAAAAATAAAAAATCAGGTGATATTAATTGGAATGAATTCAATAATTTAATTATTCAATGGGAACCTAAAAAAATTATAATTGGATTACCATTACAAATGGATGGTAGTTATCAATATATTACTTTCTTAGCTAAGAAATTTGCTTTTAATATAAAAAAAAAATTTAATATTGAAATAATATTTCATGATGAAAGGTTGAGTACTATTGAAGCTAAGTATATTTTATTTTCAAAAGGAGGTTGGAAAAAATTAAAAAAAAGTGATATTAATTCATTATCAGCATGCATTATTTTACAAAGTTGGTTTGAAAATAATAAATAA
- a CDS encoding oxidative damage protection protein, with the protein MQKKIFCVYLQCRMEKLNYKVYPGHIGDIIYNHISKNAWMKWLTYQTKLINEKKLNMTKKKDIFFLEKEMINFLFKNNKI; encoded by the coding sequence ATGCAAAAAAAAATTTTTTGTGTTTATCTACAATGTAGAATGGAAAAATTAAATTATAAAGTATATCCAGGACATATAGGAGATATAATCTATAATCATATATCTAAAAATGCATGGATGAAATGGTTAACATATCAAACTAAATTAATTAATGAAAAAAAATTAAATATGACAAAAAAAAAAGATATTTTTTTCTTAGAAAAAGAAATGATTAATTTTTTATTTAAAAATAATAAAATTTAA
- the trmB gene encoding tRNA (guanosine(46)-N7)-methyltransferase TrmB: MNNIKSFVCRYRKLKKSKQIIFDKYFNIFNINYQNKNLNFINIFNNKLSIIIDIGFGLDNNLINFAMKNIQYNFIGIEVFLPGIIKYLCKIKENKIKNLKLIYYDAFLVLKNMIPDCSIKIIQLYFPDPWQKNKHKKRRLLKIDFLKIIFLKLINYGILYIITDCEDYKNNIISDIKNINNKNFIILKSYKYKNIYQNINLYLRNSKFFNKAKKKKKSIYYIEYKKIILSK; this comes from the coding sequence ATGAATAATATAAAAAGTTTTGTTTGTCGTTATAGAAAATTAAAAAAATCTAAACAAATAATTTTTGACAAATATTTTAATATTTTTAATATTAATTATCAGAATAAGAATTTAAATTTTATAAATATTTTTAATAATAAATTATCAATAATTATTGATATTGGTTTTGGTTTAGATAATAATCTGATTAATTTTGCTATGAAAAATATACAATATAACTTTATTGGTATAGAAGTTTTTTTACCAGGGATTATAAAATATCTTTGTAAAATAAAAGAAAATAAAATTAAAAATTTAAAATTAATTTATTATGATGCTTTTTTAGTTTTAAAAAATATGATACCTGATTGTTCAATTAAAATAATTCAATTATATTTTCCTGATCCTTGGCAAAAAAACAAACATAAAAAAAGACGATTATTAAAAATAGATTTTTTAAAAATTATTTTTTTAAAATTAATAAATTACGGTATATTATATATAATTACTGATTGTGAAGATTATAAAAATAATATTATATCTGATATAAAAAATATTAATAATAAAAATTTTATAATTTTAAAATCTTATAAATATAAAAATATATATCAAAATATTAATTTATATTTAAGAAATAGTAAATTTTTTAATAAAGCAAAGAAAAAAAAAAAAAGTATATATTACATAGAATATAAAAAAATTATTTTATCTAAATAA
- the rmuC gene encoding DNA recombination protein RmuC: MFFYKKFIYFFVQFLFIIIFFFYKKKKQISEKYLIKKIKENRQLEIELIKKIAQIEFLQKIKIKNKSLNKIVSNQIKIILHLKIKVEELKTKLNNTIIFFDKKEKLIINNNHYINTEFQNLANQILEKSEKRINKYNNQNIKNIIYPLNIKLESLKEQLQKNLNQESLERNILTNEIQNLKKLNINISQEAINLTNALKGNNKIQGIWGELVLNKILESSGLRNGHEYETQKKIELENKEKIQPDVIINLPYDKKVIIDSKMTLIAYERYFNTNDKNQQKKALNDHILAIRNHLRILSNKKYQCLSKLKLLDYIIMFIPIESAFSLAINFKPSLLYEALKLNIMLVSPTTLMISLRTIENLWRFDKQNKNSLVIASKASKLYDKIRLFVEDIYIFEKNFNKLQISYNSATKKLFKGKGNIISQAENFRNLGIETINKINKNFINKN, translated from the coding sequence ATGTTTTTTTATAAAAAATTTATTTATTTTTTTGTACAATTCTTGTTTATTATTATATTTTTTTTTTATAAAAAAAAAAAACAAATTTCTGAAAAATATTTAATAAAAAAAATCAAAGAAAATAGACAATTAGAAATTGAATTAATAAAAAAAATAGCACAAATAGAATTTTTACAAAAAATAAAAATAAAAAATAAATCTTTGAATAAAATAGTATCTAATCAAATTAAAATAATATTACATTTAAAGATAAAAGTTGAGGAACTTAAAACCAAATTAAATAATACTATTATTTTTTTTGATAAGAAAGAAAAATTAATTATTAATAATAATCATTATATAAATACAGAATTTCAAAATTTAGCTAATCAAATTTTAGAAAAAAGTGAAAAAAGAATAAATAAATACAATAATCAAAATATAAAAAATATTATTTATCCTCTAAATATAAAATTAGAATCTTTAAAAGAACAATTACAGAAAAATTTAAATCAGGAATCTTTAGAAAGAAATATATTAACTAATGAAATTCAAAATTTGAAAAAATTAAATATAAATATTTCTCAAGAAGCTATTAATCTTACTAATGCTTTAAAGGGAAATAATAAAATCCAAGGTATTTGGGGAGAATTAGTTTTAAATAAAATTTTAGAATCTTCTGGATTAAGAAATGGACACGAATATGAAACACAAAAAAAAATTGAACTAGAAAACAAAGAAAAAATACAACCAGATGTAATTATTAATTTACCTTATGATAAAAAGGTAATTATAGATTCTAAAATGACTTTAATAGCCTATGAACGCTATTTTAATACTAATGATAAAAATCAACAAAAAAAAGCATTAAATGATCATATATTAGCTATTCGTAATCATTTACGAATACTAAGTAATAAAAAATATCAATGTTTGTCTAAATTAAAATTATTAGATTATATTATAATGTTTATTCCTATTGAATCTGCTTTTTCATTAGCAATAAATTTTAAACCTTCTTTATTATATGAAGCTTTAAAGTTAAATATTATGTTAGTTAGTCCTACAACATTAATGATTTCATTAAGAACTATTGAAAATTTATGGCGTTTTGATAAACAAAATAAAAATTCTTTAGTTATTGCTAGTAAAGCTTCAAAATTATATGACAAAATTAGATTATTTGTGGAAGATATATATATTTTTGAAAAAAATTTTAATAAATTACAAATTAGTTATAATTCAGCTACTAAAAAATTATTTAAAGGAAAAGGTAATATAATTTCTCAAGCTGAAAATTTTCGTAATTTAGGGATAGAAACAATAAATAAAATTAATAAAAATTTTATAAACAAAAATTAA